From the Trifolium pratense cultivar HEN17-A07 linkage group LG4, ARS_RC_1.1, whole genome shotgun sequence genome, the window CATTGAGTGACCTAATATTGTAACTCATGGGTTCGATTGTTCAATTGTGGTCCATCATTGTTCTCCCTGCTTTTCTTTTTGCTTGTCTTTTTTTATGGGATGTCATTGAGTACTTTTAGTCCCTTTAATTTTGTATGTTTATCTGTTTTTGAGTATTCATGTatgttgttggaatttatgtTTTACTTTGTACATGATTTTTTAGTGTTCACATAGTGGTCATCCGGCTATAGCATTTTTGGGGTTCGGCGCTATGCACCGCTATCTGAGATTGACAACATAGTTTAGTAATCCATCCATTTTAATGAAGTGATTTCAAATCATCGCGTGATTAGGCTTAGCACGTGTTTAAACCTATTTGAACTTGGAAAATCTTGTTCGGAGAGCTAAAgtacatttttcttttctttcaaaattcaaCATATCAAGTCTCAATTAGAAACATTAAGCGGGTAACAAACTCCAATTATGAATCTGATATAAATATGATCTGAATTCTTTATATCCAATTTCTATATGTGAACAGAAATTTGTTTGCAAAGAATGGTGGCAATTCGACTCCTGTAGCCTAATTTGAAAAGTGGGGGTACTAAAAAACATAGGTAATCTCTAGGCAGCAAAAACCAGATCTTGAAGGATTTTGACTCCAAACCTTCTTCCTTAGTTTTAGGTTGGTGAAAGTAATTAGACTGCAAAATATGAGTCCATAATAAGATGCACGACTCAAATATAAACCTTAGATCCTAAAACCGAGACAGAAAGGGGTGATCTTATAGAACATTCAAGAAATAACACTTCCTCACTCACCATACACAAATATTTAGTATAGATTTAATGTATATTACAAATTTCAAAGTATAGAATACCTGAACTCCATGTGTTTAGTAGTTAAATTAATTCGAACTCTGATTATTGTCGCAACATTTTGCATTCAAATTCTTGAGTTTGCACTTCAGTTCTAAAATAGACCGAGCCGAGGCTGGTCACCTTGTGACATTCTGATAACTGTCTTATCTTCCTCTTTTCTGTATATGAATTTCAGTGCAGGAAGGCAAAAGATCTTTATCTCTGGATGGCAAAATGTCCAAATGGCCCATCTGTTAAATTTTTAGTTAGTGCCGGTAATATTCTCATCCGATCTTTATCTTAAGGTTACTACAAAAACTAATTTCCTTTCTATGATTACATAGTATTCTGGGGGTCAGTATTCTTGTTCTTCGTTCTTCATTTTGAATTATGATTGATTCTCTCTTCCTTTGAGGCCAATTTACTAGTTTCTCTTTACCTTCATCGCTTTCTAGTGCACACAATGGAAGAATTGAAGTTAACTGGAAATCACCTAAAAGGATCCCGCCCTCTTTTGACATTTTCTTcgaattttgaaaaagatgCACATTGGAAACTGTTGAAAGAGATGCTGTTACAGGTATTTGGTTGATTACGTTATGTACCCTTTCAACATAACCATCTTATTTTGATGCTTTGTGGTGTCGTGTCCTGTATGAATTGCCAGCATAATTGAAAATTGTTTTATGTCAACTTTTCCAATGTAGTTGTGGCGCTGGCATAGTTTAAATTGAGTAGGATGTAGAACAAACATTTATTCTTGTCctcaattttctatttttggttCTTGTACCTGAGTTATGTATTTGTGTTTTTCTCGGTGATTAAAATGATATAAGTGTACACAATTTTGATTGTTGCTGACATACTCTTTCTTTCCTTCATTTAGATATTTGAAACACCAAAGGACCACAGAAAGGCTAAGCCTTTCCATGATCACGTTTTTGTTTTCTCAATAGTTGACGACCATATATGGTTCCGAAATTATCAGGTTCGTATTTGCATTTGCACAAGATCTAAACAATTGGCATACacatcttttttttaaatatgcatGTCTTAAACACCACGACACTACCTCCTAATGCATTATTTGTTGATATAAAAAGGGTTACTTATACATGCATTGAACGGCCAACATATTAATCTAATGAATTTAATGATACTAGTAGTTATTTTATAATGTATTGAGGTTACTTGATAAACTAAACACGATAGTGGTATCATTTGCTGCGAATACACATATATTCTAGCAAACATGGCTTTGAAATGTTTGTCTCATTTTCTGCTCCATTTTAATATTGATGCTTGATGAGGAATATGAAACCACATTTTGATTCCCTTGCAGATATCTGTTCCTCATAACGAGTCAGACAAATTACCTCGAGGAGGCCTCGATAAAATGACATTGATTGAGGTCTGAAAATTTTTCTTATTGATTTATATTTGATCTGTCAACTCCAAAATCTCCCTTAACATGTGTGCACAAACTTCTTGTTTAGGTTGGTCCGCGGTTTTGCTTGAAcccaattaaaatatttgggGGCAGTTTTGGAGGCCCAACTTTATATGAAAACCCATTCTATGTGTCACCAAATCAGGTACTGACCAATATATTGTCCATGTATATTCATAATAATTTATCTAGTGTTCTACTGAAATTAACTATAcatcttggtttttttttttgtagattcGAGCTTTgcagaaaaagaagaaatctGGAAAGTTTGCAAAGAAGGTCAAAGCAAAGACAAGGAGGAAAATGCATGAGATGTCTAATCCTCTTGAGCCTGATGAGTTTGCAGATATGTggaaagattaattttaaataCTCATGTTTCTTTCACTGAAAGTTAGAATTAACGTTTCACCAAAATATGTTTTAGTAAGAAATGGCAATTTTTGGTTAGCATCCTGCGCTTTATATGTTCGATTGGAGATATAAGTTGTACTTTTGTTTGTTATTGAACTATGATCTATAACAAAAGGAAGATTTATTTGAATCTATAAGgttattttctttaattcttgGGGTAAATTTTTCCAATACTTAGTTGTATAACATTTGTTGATTATGCTATATCAATATTCTTATAAGATGTTGGTTTCATTGCTCAATGGTGCATATCAACATGAaattgttctatttttcctAAATGATTTCGTAAGGATGAGGTACTGTGAACCTATGACCATAGTTTAAAaaaccggccggtcggaccgggaACAGGTGGGGTGGCTGGCTTTGTTAGCATGCAAAATCAGTTCTGCTTAAAAATAAGTGAAAACCAGTGTGAACCGGCTAGGTCGATGGTTAAACCGGCGAACCGTATGACCCATGTGTGACTTGGACCggtcctcttttttttttttaaaaaaaaaagccacaaaaaaaaaaaggaacaaataaACCCCGAAGTCCAAACGTTTCCAATTCCTTTTCTTTCTCTGTTTCTCTTATAGGCGATCACACTCAAACCCTTACCTCTCCTCCATTCTAGCACCACCGTCACAATTCCCTTCCCCAAACTCAGCACCaccacctctctctctctctctcatttcaTCACGTTGTCGTCGTAACTCTGCTGTCATGTTCTTTGAAACTTCAATATTAGGtgatttttcatcttttgtGTTCTATTTCCTTCTGTCATtagtaaatttttgttttctcttctATTGTGTTGAACATCAATGTTGCCAATTCATCATATTTTCAGCCTATGGTTGAACTTTGTAGCATGAGCCCAAGGTATTTAGAGGAATGCtatttaaagtttaaacaacTAATTTTGACAACTTAGTTTTTCTCCTTTTCTtgttgacaaaataaaaatggagAGGGAATAAGAATATAATGTTAGTAAGAAAGAGAAAGTTGTTAAAAGTAgttcaaataacatttttctttcaagGCCCATCATAAGATCCACACTTCTATCAAATTCCAACTATGCACGGTCTTCGCGGTtctgataaaaaaatttggatattaGGAAAATATCCGATAACAACACAACCTTAGCTTAGGAATTGTTGAATTTGGAAAAACAATTCGTAGACTAGGGTTTAAAGGGTTTGAGAATACATAGAGAAGAGATATAAATTGGAtaatattgatttgttttttctcATAATGATTAGTACCAGCTGTTTCCAATTTTCACCCTTCAGACATCATGTCAcattttatgaaataaatattATGGCTATTTATTGTTTTCGTGGACTCGGGTTTAAAGGTTTGGAAATAGATACAGAGAAAAAGTTGGTATTGTACCAAAACTCAGCTAAGGAGAGCCATTGCACCCCAAGTTTTAGGTTGTTCACCACACATGCTTTTTAAGTATGTTTCAAGGCTCTTGTTGACAATCTTGGTTTGGCCATCAGATTGTGGACGATAGGAAGTGGACTTGTTCAAAACAACAccttgaatttttaaaaattcattcCAGAATTTGTTGAGAAAGATGGGATCTCGATCACCAGTAATAGACTCTGGCATTCCATGCAACTTGAATATATTATCAAGGAAATTTTTTGCGACCTCAATGGAGACAACGCCGTAAAATGAGCATATTTACTAAGTCTATCAACCACAACAAAAATGACTTGTTTCCCCGCAGAACTTGTCAAACCCTCAGTAAAATCTAACCTCATGGCAGTCCAGATTTTTGTTGGTATAGGGAGAGGTTGAAGTAAATTCTATGGATTATACgttttgaaaaatcacttaaACTCGCATGTTTTCACCTAACGAttcaaaaacttaatttttttttttgacaatttaatttatttttttagttaatttaaaagttaaattttatcatattagtaatctataatctatatctataatatgtaataagccagacttatttccctttctctcttctctcctcattcaacctcattccccacatttaatgtttcttttgcaaaatttatttAGTATTACTATAAGTGGACGAACATGTTAattgattcaacatttaatagTGGATTTGTCCAATTACTCATTCCCCTATTCAATTTTGTCCATATCATGTTATCCTTTACTATTATTAAGGATCGCATCAATTTTgactaataatattaatgatagtttttgtatatatggtaatctataatatgaataaagtcaaggttatttgtctttctctctcatcttctcattcattttcaatcctcatgcatttgatattaaatgctattattacaataattaataattaaattaatatttttaaaaacaattcgtatttgattaaaaattcccttattttgaaattaatatattattttcgtgcaagtttttttataaaagttctttttttttcaaatataaattaaaataataatagattttaaaatattttataataaatttcgaaattattattattgttgttattattttattggaaggaattattattaatttttatattctactatttttattattattttatattttataatgaaaTGGAATACATTTGCCTTTCATTAATAGTGAATTAATGTGTGTAAAAGTCAAATAAttgttatcattaaaaaaaatcgttattttttaaaattagaaaaggaatcaatatatttgtttttaatgagTTTAATTGCACATGcccatttttttctctataaatatgatCTTTGTGTGAGCATTTCATCTCATTCATTTTCTAACTCTTTTCTCTTTCTAACTCATATTTGTtgtgtttacttttattttcttctttcttatattttttttaatcttttgatgattttttcttCATCTATTTTTTCAGGAATATCAAGAACATTTTGGGATGAGtcacaaaattgaaaacaataatgGCATATTGTTAATCTAGattttttgtagaaaaatatttcttatgTAGATGTTAGTGGGAAAAGTGGTTATGAGAAGATGAACAATAAAATTTTTTGATTGATAATATATTGTTTACTGCACTCTAAACTAACCATTTTGTtgctaaatattaattaataaaataatttatgtagtatgtatttttctttttttaaaaatagaataaaataatatatacagttctatttactaatttataataaaataaaacaggcTTTGTGCTAATGTTgagtgttttttcattttaatacaaTATGTTCCTCGGTTTGAAATTGAGGTGTTTTATATAACGAGAAATAAAATTGGTAACAAAAAATTGAGATGATTTAGCAAATTATTAATGTGAAGAATTATATacgacataaaaaaaatatattatgctatatatagtaatataaatatgatattgtatgtgatcatatataattgaaaaaaaaaatgaattgaatatCATAAACATATTAAATTAGAAAATAGATGACAACGAATTAAATTAGaatctattattatattatttgggaccattttttcaaagaaatttgTACACATGACATttgtaaaaatgtaaaatgccAAACTaatttgtctttctctctcctcttctCATTCAATCTCATTCCTCATGCATTTGGCATTTAttgtaattaataaaattaatgacaaaaaaaaaatctgtccAAGGCACATAAAAATGTGATTGATGAAAGTTAATTTTCTGGTCATAAAGTCGTGGCAATGCACTAATATGTTTTACGTAAATCAACAACTCATTACATCTAAATGCATTAatattctttccttttttttttccttcataataTGATGTTGACTATCAAAAAATCTCTacgtaaaattgaaaaactaagAAACAAAAGTATATAACTAAataatgattgataaaaaaaatataactaaataattttttagaaaatattacTTCTATTGtattacttttaaaatttttagaaaaatataactAAGAGGCATTGTtacagtttttttatttaaaaaaaatcatcttttttagaaaattaatcacttttaaaaatattacttcTATTGTATTACTCACATATTTATTCTTCATATTACTTCCTGATATATCGTCCAGCTCcgttaataatatttattggcTTGACCATAAAAGACATGATAATTCAAATAGTTACCGtatttagaatttagaaataataatatagGGAATacgaattattattttttgataaataggCTACGAAATTTTAGTGGTACATCTATTCCTTttaattgcttcaaaaaaagcTATTCCTTTTAATAGTCAATCGGTAGCAATGCACTATTGAGTTATGGAAGCAAGTTTTTATATGGATGGGTGTTGAAGCATCCCTTCAGGTAGGAGGTAGGCAACACTTTACGTTATTTGGCAACAAATTATCCAGtccaaaattgaaaacaataatgGCATATTGTTAATCTAGattttttgtagaaaaatatttcttatgTAGATGTTAGTGGGAAAAGTGGTTATGAGAAGATGAACAATAAAGTTTTTTGATTGATAATATATTGTTTACTGCACTCTAAACTAACCATTTTGTtgctaaatattaattaataaaataatttatgtagtatgtatttttctttttttaaaaatagaataaaataatatatacagttctatttactaatttataataaaataaaacaggcTTTGTGCTAATGTTgagtgttttttcattttaatacaaTATGTTCCTCGGTTTGAAATTGAGGTGTTTTATATAACGAGAAATAAAATTGGTAACAAAAAATTGAGATGATTTAGCAAATTATTAATGTGAAGAATTATATacgacataaaaaaaatatattatgctatatatagtaatataaatatgatattgtatgtgatcatatataattgaaaaaaaaatgaattgaatatCATAAACATATTAAATTAGAAAATAGATGACAACGAATTAAATTAGaatctattattatattatttgggaccattttttcaaataaatttgtACACATGACATttgtaaaaatgtaaaatgccAAACTaatttgtctttctctctcctcttctCATTCAATCTCATTCCTCATGCATTTGGCATTTAttgtaattaataaaattaatgacaaaaaaaaaatctgtccAAGGCACATAAAAATGTGATTGATGAAAGTTAATTTTCTGGTCATAAAGTCGTGGCAATGCACTAATATGTTTTACGTAAATCAACAACTCATTACATCTAAATGCATTAatattctttccttttttttttccttcataataTGATGTTGACTATCAAAAAATCTCTacgtaaaattgaaaaactaagAAACAAAAGTATATAACTAAataatgattgataaaaaaaatataactaaataattttttagaaaatattacTTCTATTGtattacttttaaaatttttagaaaaatataactAAGAGGCATTGTTacagttttttatttaaaaaaaatcatcttttttagaaaattaatcacttttaaaaatattacttcTATTGTATTACTCACATATTTATTCTTCATATTACTTCCTGATATATCGTCCAGCTCcgttaataatatttattggcTTGACCATAAAAGACATGATAATTCAAATAGTTACCGtatttagaatttagaaataataatatagGGAATacgaattattattttttgataaataggCTACGAAATTTTAGTGGTACATCTATTCCTTttaattgcttcaaaaaaagcTATTCCTTTTAATAGTCAATCGGTAGCAATGCACTATTGAGTTATGGAAGCAAGTTTTTATATGGATGGGTGTTGAAGCATCCCTTCAGGTAGGAGGTAGGCAACACTTTACGTTATTTGGCAACAAATTATCCAGtccaaaattgaaaacaataatgGCATATTGTTAATCTAGattttttgtagaaaaatatttcttatgTAGATGTTAGTGGGAAAAGTGGTTATGAGAAGATGAACAATAAAGTTTTTTGATTGATAATATATTGTTTACTGCACTCTAAACTAACCATTTTGTtgctaaatattaattaataaaataatttatgtagtatgtatttttctttttttaaaaatagaataaaataatatatacagttctatttactaatttataataaaataaaacaggcTTTGTGCTAATGTTgagtgttttttcattttaatacaaTATGTTCCTCGGTTTGAAATTGAGGTGTTTTATATAACGAGAAATAAAATTGGTAACAAAAAATTGAGATGATTTAGCAAATTATTAATGTGAAGAATTATATacgacataaaaaaaatatattatgctatatatagtaatataaatatgatattgtATGTGATCATAtataattggaaaaaaaatgaattgaatatCATAAACATATTAAATTAGAAAATAGATGACAACGAATTAAATTAGaatctattattatattatttgggaccattttttcaaataaatttgtACACATGACATttgtaaaaatgtaaaatgccAAACTaatttgtctttctctctcctcttctCATTCAATCTCATTCCTCATGCATTTGGCATTTAttgtaattaataaaattaatgacaaaaaaaaaatctgtccAAGGCACATAAAAATGTGATTGATGAAAGTTAATTTTCTGGTCATAAAGTCGTGGCAATGCACTAATATGTTTTACGTAAATCAACAACTCATTACATCTAAATGCATTAatattctttccttttttttttccttcataataTGATGTTGACTATCAAAAAATCTCTacgtaaaattgaaaaactaagAAACAAAAGTATATAACTAAataatgattgataaaaaaaatataactaaataattttttagaaaatattacTTCTATTGtattacttttaaaatttttagaaaaatataactAAGAGGCATTGTtacagtttttttatttaaaaaaaatcatcttttttagaaaattaatcacttttaaaaatattacttcTATTGTATTACTCACATATTTATTCTTCATATTACTTCCTGATATATCGTCCAGCTCcgttaataatatttattggcTTGACCATAAAAGACATGATAATTCAAATAGTTACCGtatttagaatttagaaataataatatagGGAATacgaattattattttttgataaataggCTACGAAATTTTAGTGGTACATCTATTCCTTttaattgcttcaaaaaaagcTATTCCTTTTAATAGTCAATCGGTAGCAATGCACTATTGAGTTATGGAAGCAAGTTTTTATATGGATGGGTGTTGAAGCATCCCTTCAGGTAGGAGGTAGGCAACACTTTACGTTATTTGGCAACAAATTATCCAGtccaaaattgaaaacaataatgGCATATTGTTAATCTAGattttttgtagaaaaatatttcttatgTAGATGTTAGTGGGAAAAGTGGTTATGAGAAGATGAACAATAAAGTTTTTTGATTGATAATATACTAGTGTTAatcccgtgcaccgcacgggtgcAACATGTTTACATAGTATTTAGAACTCGACGttaatttgaaaagaaaaaaaacttaattttttatcgTTATCAAACTCCAAATGTTTTTATTGACAccataattaattataaacaatttttagAATGTCTAgattgacaatatttttttttaaatcaaaatatttataaatggaAATATTATTAAGCTAAAACTTTGATCTATGTTTGAATCTGAAATCTCACGGTAGTAATTATCATTTTGtctaaaaccaaataaaaactTACATAGTGTTAGAGCAAAAGCATTTAAAAGTCTCAATCACTTTTgataaaagtaataataatttatttattttgtaaatattaaaaactataaataaactGAACTTAAAGTTAAAGGataaatgaaagaagaaaaaaaaatatgataaaacaaGTCCAATTGACACAACCTTCACAATCTTAAACTCATATTCATCATTGTCAATTTTCACAGCCTTCACAATCTTTCTTAACATGGACATTACCAATTTCATCATTGAGACAAATTTTCTCTAAGTACCAACTACTTGATCAATCTTGTATTCATGTTTGACATCAACAATTCATAAAGATATAGTTAATTTGTCACATTCTTACAAATTCCCAAGTCCCAACCTCATATCATAAGTTGTATTTCTCTATTCCTCCTCTATTCACCATATGTACTTGAACACTATGTATTCAGCTTCTTCCAAATCAACcgggaaaaaaattaaattaagacaATCAAAATACATAAAACTTCTACTACCTTTGCAAGAAGCAAGATGAATGGATCTTCACTCACCTAATAGCATAAAATACAATCATAAGTACATGTTCCAAGTAAAGTGGTTGTTTAATATAATAAGATGGCATCCCATGTACtgttatttatgatgatgaacaaatataaaagatagatagcaataataaattaaattaatgtaCTACCTCTTTCTTCATCAATGAAAAGGAAGTAAGAAACTTCATGCAAATATCCTCTTCTTGCACTTCTCCTTTCCTTTTTACAGCAGCCACACATTTCATTGAGTCTAAGGCATTAACTGGGATTCAAAATTGGTAATGTAATTTTATTGGTAAAtgtaaattgaaattgaacATAAAGCTATAcaatattgaaattgaaattgaacaaCAGCCACACATtacaaatgaaattgaaattgaacatAAAGCTATACAATATTGgtaaatgtaattttatttcagGAAATAGCTAGCAACCCATTTTATCCAATGTGTtctaaccacaaaaaaaatattaataatgataAGTTAACTGCTGAattgaaaatccaaaaaataaatagatctCGTATTTGCATTATtggaaaacaaaaatgaaaagtaTTCAGCGACTGCTGGTTCTAAAACCTTAAACAATGTTTCTTTTTCTCCATGAACTGCACAAAAAGTAATATGCCAAAGTTTAACAACGCTAAAAGAAATAAGTAATCTTAATAAAAACTTACTCATATTAGACATAAACTTATTAGATATGCAGTATAGTATAGTAATCTATTTCAATTAGTCATAAATTTATCAAACCAAATATGTATAGTGTAAAAATTTGTGCTGGAGCAATCTCCCATAAGCAAGTCATTAAAAGTAGTTTACCTACGAGAATGACAAAAGCTCCAAACTCCTTTGTGAAATGCTCGATGACCAAAATCCCCGAAAGctataatttttcttctttccattACTTTTAGCTCCTGCATATTTCAAGCACCAAGAAAGAAATGAATTGatgcaaaaaattaaaatagatacgATTTAcgaaaatatataattactgAAACACAAAAAGcaatgaaataaaacaaaatgacCAAAAGTTTGAGACCTTTATGAGTTCTAAGAACTTTCTTTCCTAAAAGGGATCAAATTCGTTGAAACACAGAGGAACCAATATGCAAGAAATAACAAACGGTTCTTATGACACTTGATTGCATGTATTACATTTCATTGCATATATAACATTTCATTGCAGAAGATAAAAGTATTTTTCATTGATTCCAAAGACTCTAAATTTCCACTGGATTAGACATCTTAGAAAGAGAAGAcgctaaaaactaattaaaaacaaaaacataaaactcAACTTCGTCTAGAATtccattcttttttatttagaatTAGTTAGATCTTAACAAAAGATGTAATGAACCAATAACAAATAAAACTCAAAATGAAGTGttatttcataaattaaaaagcCCATAACTGAAGAGTAAATTTCATCAATCTCTCATTCAATGAATTCATTTCTAAAATATTTGAACCATGTTTCTTAGcccaaaaatataaacataacctacaaaaacaaaagataaaataaatgattgATGCGTCTTTCCATCCCTTTCTATAATTACCTTACATACATATATGTAGTCAAGCAATTTTCATCTCTCATACCAAACTTTCTGCCATTATTTCCTGTtgctgaagaaaaaaatagagaaaaagaaaacaataaatgaggagaaaaaaacccaaaaatcatGAGAGAATCTCTCTCACCCGATTGTGTTCATGGAGAAGAAATACATTCAATCAAATTAATAGTTGAAAAGAAATTTAGATGAATAACAAACGGGGAAAGGCAAAAAACACCCAAAATGGGGTATCTCCGGTTAACATTTGGCAAGACTTTTGTTAAGAGTATGGATTCTTACCAATAGCTGGAACAATCATGGGATCTGCAGACCAAAACCATCTTAAGGTTAGGAAAAAATTGTCGTCCACTGAATTAGAAAGTGGCATgcaataaaaaatcaaacatttgcATCAGCTGATAACATAAAGAGAGATGACAAAAGAATACTAACAAAATACAAATGATGACATTTAAGTAAATATCATAACCAGAAATAAGGCAGTGAGACACtaacaaatttaattaattcgAAGTCATACCCAAAGTTAAGCCTAACAGGAAAAGCAGAGTTATATAATATCATGCATGA encodes:
- the LOC123881743 gene encoding ribosome biogenesis protein BRX1 homolog 2-like produces the protein MVKKRKRSNVSEVVAAVPKKDDAAPERPVRTLLGWKDKNENNVDDDVEVIDNGVSPFFRNKEKVLVTCSRRIVYRYRHLMLNIVSLLPHCKKDNKVESKETKGATLNELVELKNCSSCLFFECRKAKDLYLWMAKCPNGPSVKFLVSAVHTMEELKLTGNHLKGSRPLLTFSSNFEKDAHWKLLKEMLLQIFETPKDHRKAKPFHDHVFVFSIVDDHIWFRNYQISVPHNESDKLPRGGLDKMTLIEVGPRFCLNPIKIFGGSFGGPTLYENPFYVSPNQIRALQKKKKSGKFAKKVKAKTRRKMHEMSNPLEPDEFADMWKD